Part of the Micromonospora rhizosphaerae genome is shown below.
GCGGGAGCCGCGTGCAGCCGGGCGAGGACGCGGCTCTCGAACCGCGGCGGGGGATCAACGGGAGGCGCGAGCAGCAGGACGGCATCGGCCGTCGCGGTCAACTGGCTGAGTTCTCGGCGGCAGTCGTGGCAGCGCGAGACGTGGGCCAGTGCCCAAGCTCGATCATCCCCGGCGGCCGCACCGGTGGCGAGCTCCGGGAGCAGGTCGTGCACGTCGCGACACTGCGGCAGCTCACTCATCACGTACCTCGAAATGGTCGCGCAGCCGGGACATGCCCAGCCTGATCCTCGTCTTGACGGTGCCAAGCGGTAGGCCCTGCCGCTCGGCGATCTCCTTCGCGGTGAGTCCGTGAAAGATCGCCAGGACGACGGCGGTGGCCTGTTCGGGCGGCAGCGCGCGCAGGGCGACGCGGATGCGGTCGGCGTCGGCCACCTCGTCCGTCGGTTCGCTGGTGTCATTTCCGGCGGCGGTGAGCAGTGCCAGCATCACCTCCGGCTCGTAGGGGCGATCGCGGCGTAGCCGGATCGCGTCGATCGCCGCGTTCCGGGTGATGGACAAGAGCCACGGCAGCACGGCGCCACGGCGGGGATCGTAGCCGCCGGCGTACCGCCAGGCCCGCACAAACGCCTCCTGGGCGACGTCCTCGGCCGTGGCCGTGGCCCCGACGACACTCACCGCCAGGCCGAAGACCCGGGCCTGGAAGCGGCGGACGAAGCTGGCCGTGGCCTGCGGGTCGCGGGCCGCCATCCCGGCGACCAGCGCCTCGTCACTGACACCCACATTCAGTACTACGCACGACAGGCCGGTCCGGGATCTCTCCTGCGCGATAAATCCCGGACCGGGTCGACGCAGGTATTACTGGTATGAGACTCAAGATCGCAACAGCCGTGGCAATGCTGGCCACGCTGGCCGCGTGCACCGGGACGAACGGCGCAGCCGGGGGCGACGGCGGCAAGCTGTCCGTCATCGTCGTCGAGCCCGTCAGCGGCGCCACCGTGTCCAACCCGTTCACCGTCAAGATCGACAGCAGCGTGCCGCTCGGCCCCACCGAGTCCGGCCAGCACCACGTACACATCTGGTTCGACGACAACGAATCCGATTACGTCATCGTCGAGTCGGACACCACCCAGATCACGGACGCGCCCTCCGGGCAGCACACGATGCACGTGTCGCTGCGCAACGCCAACCATTCCCCGGCCGGGGCCGAGGCCACCACTCCGATCAGCGTCGGGAGCGGCGGCGGGCCGGCGCCCTCGCCGAGCGCCGGCGGCGATGGCGCGCCGCCCACGTCCTCTGACACCGGCCCGTACAGCTACTGACCGCATGGCAAGCGACCCAGGCAC
Proteins encoded:
- a CDS encoding RNA polymerase sigma factor, which gives rise to MGVSDEALVAGMAARDPQATASFVRRFQARVFGLAVSVVGATATAEDVAQEAFVRAWRYAGGYDPRRGAVLPWLLSITRNAAIDAIRLRRDRPYEPEVMLALLTAAGNDTSEPTDEVADADRIRVALRALPPEQATAVVLAIFHGLTAKEIAERQGLPLGTVKTRIRLGMSRLRDHFEVRDE